In the genome of Mangifera indica cultivar Alphonso chromosome 9, CATAS_Mindica_2.1, whole genome shotgun sequence, the window GTTGTCACTTGTAGTATTTTAAGTTGGCTTAGTGCAACAAAAGTAATGTTCGTTTTAAAATGATTGTTCTGCCAGCGGCTTCTCGGAATACTACTCAAAGATTTTCTCTGACTCCATATATCACACCACAACTTACTCCATCTGGAACTCCAAAAGTTATAACAGCAAGTGTGTCCCCTAGAGGTTATTCTGCAGCTGGATCTCCCAAGAAAACATCTGATGCAACATCTCCAACAAAACCTCAATATGATGGAAGAACTTCATCGTCTTCATGGTATCCATCAAGCCAGCAGTCATCAGCTGCAAATTCTCCTCCTCGTGCACGTTCACTTCCAGGTTCATAATGTTTAATTGCCATTTCTATAATGTCTGAGAGTTGTGTATCtttatgttgttttgttttaagaGACCAATCCCTTGCACCTAGCAGATTCTAGTATCTACTTTGGTTATTCAATCATTTATGGCTGGTTGCATTCTATTGACTAGCACTTATCACCTGCTTCTCAAACATTGCTGGAATTATCTTCTGTGTCTATCTGAATATTCtctatttgtattaaaaattacagGGCGCAATCCTCGAATCGATGGAAGAGAGTTTTTTCGTCAGGCTAGGTGAGTTATACTACTTCAATTGTAGTATATAGTTTGGCGACTGCTACACCAATATGGATTTTAGGTTCAAGACAGACTGATTTTGGTATATATGTATTTCAGGAGTCGCTTATCATATGAACAGTTCAGCGCATTTTTGGCTAATATCAAGGAATTAAATGCTCAGAAACAAACTCGAGAGGTAATCAGAGTCTAAATTGTTTCATTGTATTCTAcattgatgaaattttaaatctgGCAATTTGATTGTAACTGAACTAATCATCGACTTCAATCTGTCGCCATTCAGGAAACCTTGAGGAAAGCAGATGAGATTTTTGGGACAGATAATAAAGatctttttctatattttcaagGATTGCTTAACCGTAACATTCACTAGAGCGTACAAGTCTCTCTACTTGAGCGGCTTACTCTAATAGGTATGCCTATCCTCGTTACCAGCTATGTTGGATTTATTGGAATTTGAATGTCTTCATGCATGTTTACATGCCTCGCAATATTGGTTATTCTCTGTTCATAACCAATCTCATTTCTTATGCATATACTTTTTATAAAGGTGTGATATGGTAAGCTCATCTGTTTGTTTATCGGACAATTCAACcgattttatttctttttcttctttgagtAAAAGTCAGTTTGATCAGAGCATTGTATAGTGGTTTGGGGGTTTCAACATAGATTCGAGTGGATTATGTATCAGCATACTAGgttttaaaatttgtcattcacccacttctttccttttcccttttccaTTGTTACAGGTCTCCTGTAGATACCTGCTTCTTAAAGGCACTTGTTGAGAGATTGACCCTGCAAgatttgtttttgctttttcttgAACTAGTATATATTCAGAGGGCAATTTTCTCCAAATTTAGCCGATATTGCTCTCTCGCACGTGCTTTCTCTGTACACATGTTGTAATCCGTTTTCTTGGAGCCCTGTCCTGTTCCAAATTGAAGGGCTTGTTTTCCTGGTCAGGAAATGGAGGTAAATAAATCCCTGTGCTTTGACAGTCTGTTTTTTGCGAAGTTTGGTATGCATCACTTACTACTTTTTAAGTGCCCAAAATTGGCAGAATATCGAGAGTTTGaacatcaataaaaaatatataagaatgaTCTTGTTCTCATCTCCAAACCCTCGTATTTGTTTTATCCTTTCTTCATTTATAGATTTAATGGCCCAAAGGAATTCATTCTGGTCATCAATTATTTCTCAAACATGTTCTTTTGAttccaaattgaaaattttccatatgatttcaattttttattaatgtttgaACATTTCAAACACGtttgattcaattaatttttttattactaaaatttaaaagttaccataaatataaattgctttgaaattaatagatataaattaataacgcaattagataaaatgatatgtataaataattgtgCTTATTGTTTAATTGGTAAACTTCTAaacttagaataaaattattatatgatttaagatttatttagtaataaatgataattgtcttaaaaataaaaaataactgtaatgttttattataataaaataatgtcaataaaaatatgtacaacAGCTGAAACAGATCAAAATCTtatcacaaattttaaataaatgtaagaTTGACTTTAGCTACAAACTCAAAACTTGAGGACAATGGTAGTCTTGATTTTGGTATCCAATTGGAAAGAGTGTTTCGGGTACTTTGTGTGGGAACGCTAGCTTATCTCCGTGGTagtctaataaataaaattatgtatatatattttttatatacaatttaaatttatatataatatgctattttataattaaaaaattttgaattaaagataaaataatatttaatcatataataatatgttaccTGTATACTTAAAgtgtgtaaaaaatatatatatacataacattatttttataaattcaatttaaactgaGTCTAAACATAATCCAATTTTAGATTGACAAGttaagatttgaatttgattaaaaaataatttaattttgaaattaaactagtTCAAGATTGATAAACGTAATTCGaaaacaatttgattttgaatttgatataaattgaatatgCTAGCTCAAGATAACAAGCTAGTCAAACTTAGTTAAAAaacagtttgattcaaattaacttCCATTGAAATGCTCGGATTTACGCTGTTTATGAAAAGTAGCACAAACTTTGACTCAACTATGACTTGTTTGATTTGTGCTGACTGAAAAGTGTACATATTTAACTAACCtgattgaaaatgaataaaatcaaGATGCTTTTATCACACTACAATCTTACTAGAGAAAGACCGTGCAAAACAAGAATAAACCCTCTTCAtgggtttaatttatttacacgAGACTAAGAAGTTCATGTTCTGTTGTCCATTTACCAACGGCCGAGATTCAATAAGAGATGCCAAAatctattttctcaaaaattattTGTCGAACCCCACTAAACTACAACAAAGTACAAGCTCTAATTAAGTTTTGCTAAATCTGAGCTTGAAAGCATATGAAAATTGTTGCTCTCAAAAAAAGTTTGAAGTAAATATGATATCTAAAACAGCTAAGCCTGCAACTTTGAACCAGCATACAACCATGGTGATTAGAGTTTCATCTAATATCAGAGAGAATATTGCAAGGGCCTCAGTCTGTCTCctttggaaaagaaaaagtaaaatttggtACAGATTGAGGCCCTAGCTGTGACCGATGTTTGACTCTTTCTTTGGCCTCTCAAAAACAATCAATGTAATGCTGAAAGGATGTTGATCAAACTTACAGGATTTAACTTAAATCATGTCCATGGTTGGTGCTACTGTCCCATTTCAGCTTCCAATCGCAAGctctcattttcaaaaaattcacATTCTTGCAGAAGTTTAGCGAGCTTTGCGGCATTCTCTTCTTGAATATGAGAAGGAACTTTTTCTTGATAACCAGTTGCATTAATTACCTTCTCCAACTTCTCCTTTTGTCTGTTAAAAGTTAACAATATTCGTATCAAAAGGTTAAGGATTAAGAACCCAATAATATACTTCATGCATTAACAATGTGTattaaaataggtataaattttgatatgttattatgtgattggatcattttgaattagagataaacatccaatcatataatgacaaatcaGAGTTTGTATCTATAATTGTAAACATTTCATGCAAGTCTTAATTTCTCCCCCAAAGAAAAGGTTCTTGAATCAGGACTTACCTTTCTATATCAGCCATCTTATTCCTGACCTTTTCAAGCTCTTGTTTTGCGTCAAGACTCCCTTGAACCTTAAGATAAATTTGAAGTTCTTCATTCACAGTATCGAATGCACATCCAACAGGAGCATCGTCTCTTCCACTCAATAAAACCTGTTTGAACGTGTCACATAAAagaaactcataaaataatacaaaacaaaaaatgcaaattcactaaaaatatgaaaatatacaGCATtctgaaactgaaattttaactCTATCCTTCAGCAACTAGAGGCAGATGAAATGCAATGCGATCCAAATATAAGGTCAGcaagtgaaataaaaaattaaaattatcaaaaatgaaaCACAATAAATCAAGAACCGCAGTAAAGAAAATTCAGCAATATACCTTTAAAGATGATATAGTGGCAAGTGTTACAATCTCCAATTCATGACTTTTGATAGTCCCTGCCAGTTCTTCAGTTTGGCAAAATGCAAATGCAGGAAGCCTGAAGACATAACATAATGATTACAAAAAGTATTCTTACTCTATACAAAATCTACactgaaaattaaaacaacaaaatacaCGTTTACTTCCTCTTAAGCATGTTCTGTTTTGAttgatgtaaaaaaattttgtttggatgattttttaattaacaacacAATTTCTGgtataaggaaatgaataatgAATACCATTTCTTTCAAGACAATAAATTAGATACCTATACTAAACAactgtttgttaaatttatgaATGGTAAGATTAGCAGATCAAAGAGTGATCTAAAAAttaaaggaaaggaaaattACTCTTCCGATCACATTTTtgatgaaaaggaaaataagagggATGAGCGTGATTCACAAATGCAAAACATTTTCATAAATCTTTTTTGCCATTATTTGATAgcattaaatatttagaatggGTGGAAGCTGCATCACTAATACAAAGGAAGACTAAAAGTACAATGAGTTCAACAATCCCAAGGTGAATATTATTTGTAGAAATTAGGAACtaatcaaataacaatttctGTATGCAATAATAAACACATTTTATTCACTGAAACATAATTATgaattgtttaataatttagaaaaagatATGCAAGTTTAATATTCTGTGGAtgaataccaaaaaaaaaaaaaaaaaagaagtattgGCCTGATCTTTACTTGCTTAGAAAATGATTATCATGTAAATTGTTTACCTCTCATTTTTTTGCTTCCCAAGTACCTCTGCCCTTAGAGACCTAAGGCATTTCACAGTGGACTCAACAGTCTTCATTTCTTTTTCGGCCCTTTCATTTGTCCAGAACTGCAAACAATCAAAATGGACAGTGATCATACAAGAAACTGAAACCACAGGTTTAAGTCAACTAGCATCTTATAATCCACATCTATTACCTCTTTGtatatttttctcaattatATACAACTATCcctcattaaaatatataaaaatatatcatcaattgcCAAGCTGATCCTACCAATACTCTAAATGGTTTCCCTAGAAGTACAAAAAGACTCCAAGTCAAAACGTAGTCGATTCCTACCTCAAAACCCAATCACTGAAACTAAAATTACCTCAACAGGTGATGGGTATTCACATAACATGATTGATTCTTTTCTTGTTTGGCCACTTGGTCGTGGGAGGCGCTGCCACAATTCTTCAGTGACAAATGGCATAAATGGATGCAATAAACGCAAGCCATTTTCCAGGCAGACCCAGAGAGCATCTTGTGCAGAAGTCCTCTCAGAGACAAATGCATCGCCAACAAAGTAAGGCTTTGTTGCCTCAATAAAAACATCACAAAACTCATATTGCCACCATGAATACACTGTGCTGGCTGCTGCAGagaattcaaatgaatttaatgatGTTACAGTTTCTGATATGGCCCCATTCAGCACTGAGAGAATCCATTTGCAGCTAAATGGCATGAGTTCTGGTTTGATACTCAATGGAGGGACATAATCCTCTCCAAGTTTACTCATAGCAAATCGAACAGCATTCCACAGTTTGTTACACCATTGACGATATCCCACAACTCTTTGAAtatccaaatttattttatcagactgaaataatacataaatgaaaatatatttatttagataCATATTAGGAGGATAATTCAGGTAGCACACTTAAACCATGAGGTAATCAATAGTCAGAAATGTAAACCTGAGCCGTGTATGAAACAAGTGCAAATCGAAGGGCATCTGCACCACATTCAGCAATACCGTTAGGGAAGTCTTTCTTCTGTCCAGCTTTCGCAATAACCAGCTCACGAGGATCCAAGTTACCCTCCTCCAACCTCCTCTGAAGATCTTGAAGGGATATACCATTAATAACTTCAAGGGGATCAATAACATTTCCCAAAGACTTTGACATCTTTCGTCCATGTGCATCACGAATCATTGGATGCAGATATACCTGCAGGATATGAAATAGGCATTATCAGGACTGTTTCGTATTTTTACAAAGAAAATCTCATCTAAATTTCGGAAGGGAATGAATTAAAACTTCCTCAAGTTACATAGTAACATAACATTTTCTAAGTCAAATATCTTAGTGACAGTTGTGTTACAAGAAACAGAGAAATTAGACATGTGGATGAGTGTTAAGTACACAGGTATTACATGGACAGTAGGAGCTATGTAACATAAAAAATCCAGAACTTTACCAACTATGTCAACCAAAAGGAGGACAGAAACAAAACTTAAAGTTCTTTGTAGTAATGAGAATAATTTTTCATCAACTCAATGTTACTTCGTATTGCTTAATCACTTAGCATCTCAACAACTAGCCAAAAGTAATACATTCCTAATAAAAACCACACCTCAAACACTTTAGATCGATACCTATCCTGACCAGCCAACAAAATTAGAATCTAAGCACAAAACTTGGCTCTATGCAGATTAAACTGAAAGTCAAGAATTCACTTACATGTCTGAAAGGTACATCACCCCCCAGTTTAATTCCTAACATCACCATCCGAGCAACCCAGAAAAAGAGAATGTCATGCCCAGTTTCAAGAACAGAAGTAGGATAAAATGTCTTCAGGTCATCTGTATCATCTGGCCACCCTAAAACTGATAATGGAAAGAGACCAGAAGAAAACCAGGTGTCAAGTACATCAGGATCCTGACACAACTCAAACTTCTTCCCAGAAAAATTTTTCCTAGCCTCTACTAGTGCCTCTTTCTCATCTCTAGCAACTATCCAACGGTCATTATATGAACCAATTTCTTTCAATTCATCATCTTCCAATGCAACATACCATGCAGGAATTCGGTGACCCCACCAAAGTTGCCTAGAGATGCACCAGTCACGAATGCCCTCAAGCCATCTGTCaatttttaatctcaaaatcagTGATATTGGTCAGGAGGCCATACcaactcaaaataaaattaggtaATTGATACAGCAATAAATCCTTAGAATAAAAATGATAAGCACTCAATagattaacaaattattatcaGATACATTCACATCAATTTCCCATTAAAATTCAGACAATAATTATGACATGAGAGAACCTTCTCCATTCAGCCTTATATTGTTCTGGGATGATCTCAAGCTTCCCACTATTGACTGCACTAAGACCCTCTGCTGCCATGCTTTTGCAGTTAACATACCACTGGGGCTTTATCATTGGCTCTATAATGTCATTACTTCTTGAACAACGGCCAAGGCGCATCTCATTGTTTTTGGCACCTCTATACAACCCCTAATTGTACgaaaaaatggttataaaaataattataccgtACTATATAGAAGAATGGCAACTACTATGATATATCAAGAACCTTCTTTTGCAATGCTTCAGTCACAGCCACACGGGCCTCAAAACGTAGCATGCCCTCAAATTCTGAACCACCATTACAATTTATTTTACCATCATCagaaaaaatgtttataaattcaagattaTGCCGCTTGCCAACCTCAAAATCATTTGGATCATGGGCTGGAGTTATCTGCAAAAACATTAAGGGAAGGGCAATTGGAATAGCTTAAAGAGTAGAAAACCAATT includes:
- the LOC123226071 gene encoding valine--tRNA ligase, mitochondrial 1-like isoform X1, encoding MSFKSRLTLSPLRHFYSCKSTSSSSRASAVITPASFCLRAFHASAVMSEPERKILTEEELERKKKKEEKAKEKELKKLKALEKAEKMKEQQKQVQGSLKKSAKRNVKHDDSEENPDDFVDPETPHGERKRMSKLMAKQYNPTAVEKSWYPWWEKSGFFVADVKRSKPPFVIVLPPPNVTGALHIGHALTTAIQDTIIRWRRMSGYNTLWVPGMDHAGISTQVVVEKKLMREQKLTRHDLGREAFVSEVWKWKDKYGGTILGQLRRLGASLDWSRECFTMDDKRSKAVTEAFVQLHKEGVIYRDLRLVNWDCVLRTAISDIEVDYTDIKEKTLLEVPGYKNPVEFGVLTSFAYPLDDGLGEIVVATTRVETMLGDTAIAIHPDDTRYSHLHGKFAIHPFNGRKLPIVFDGILVDPNFGTGAVKITPAHDPNDFEVGKRHNLEFINIFSDDGKINCNGGSEFEGMLRFEARVAVTEALQKKGLYRGAKNNEMRLGRCSRSNDIIEPMIKPQWYVNCKSMAAEGLSAVNSGKLEIIPEQYKAEWRRWLEGIRDWCISRQLWWGHRIPAWYVALEDDELKEIGSYNDRWIVARDEKEALVEARKNFSGKKFELCQDPDVLDTWFSSGLFPLSVLGWPDDTDDLKTFYPTSVLETGHDILFFWVARMVMLGIKLGGDVPFRHVYLHPMIRDAHGRKMSKSLGNVIDPLEVINGISLQDLQRRLEEGNLDPRELVIAKAGQKKDFPNGIAECGADALRFALVSYTAQSDKINLDIQRVVGYRQWCNKLWNAVRFAMSKLGEDYVPPLSIKPELMPFSCKWILSVLNGAISETVTSLNSFEFSAAASTVYSWWQYEFCDVFIEATKPYFVGDAFVSERTSAQDALWVCLENGLRLLHPFMPFVTEELWQRLPRPSGQTRKESIMLCEYPSPVEFWTNERAEKEMKTVESTVKCLRSLRAEVLGKQKNERLPAFAFCQTEELAGTIKSHELEIVTLATISSLKVLLSGRDDAPVGCAFDTVNEELQIYLKVQGSLDAKQELEKVRNKMADIERQKEKLEKVINATGYQEKVPSHIQEENAAKLAKLLQECEFFENESLRLEAEMGQ
- the LOC123226071 gene encoding valine--tRNA ligase, mitochondrial 1-like isoform X2, with the protein product MSFKSRLTLSPLRHFYSCKSTSSSSRASAVITPASFCLRAFHASAVMSEPERKILTEEELERKKKKEEKAKEKELKKLKALEKAEKMKKQVQGSLKKSAKRNVKHDDSEENPDDFVDPETPHGERKRMSKLMAKQYNPTAVEKSWYPWWEKSGFFVADVKRSKPPFVIVLPPPNVTGALHIGHALTTAIQDTIIRWRRMSGYNTLWVPGMDHAGISTQVVVEKKLMREQKLTRHDLGREAFVSEVWKWKDKYGGTILGQLRRLGASLDWSRECFTMDDKRSKAVTEAFVQLHKEGVIYRDLRLVNWDCVLRTAISDIEVDYTDIKEKTLLEVPGYKNPVEFGVLTSFAYPLDDGLGEIVVATTRVETMLGDTAIAIHPDDTRYSHLHGKFAIHPFNGRKLPIVFDGILVDPNFGTGAVKITPAHDPNDFEVGKRHNLEFINIFSDDGKINCNGGSEFEGMLRFEARVAVTEALQKKGLYRGAKNNEMRLGRCSRSNDIIEPMIKPQWYVNCKSMAAEGLSAVNSGKLEIIPEQYKAEWRRWLEGIRDWCISRQLWWGHRIPAWYVALEDDELKEIGSYNDRWIVARDEKEALVEARKNFSGKKFELCQDPDVLDTWFSSGLFPLSVLGWPDDTDDLKTFYPTSVLETGHDILFFWVARMVMLGIKLGGDVPFRHVYLHPMIRDAHGRKMSKSLGNVIDPLEVINGISLQDLQRRLEEGNLDPRELVIAKAGQKKDFPNGIAECGADALRFALVSYTAQSDKINLDIQRVVGYRQWCNKLWNAVRFAMSKLGEDYVPPLSIKPELMPFSCKWILSVLNGAISETVTSLNSFEFSAAASTVYSWWQYEFCDVFIEATKPYFVGDAFVSERTSAQDALWVCLENGLRLLHPFMPFVTEELWQRLPRPSGQTRKESIMLCEYPSPVEFWTNERAEKEMKTVESTVKCLRSLRAEVLGKQKNERLPAFAFCQTEELAGTIKSHELEIVTLATISSLKVLLSGRDDAPVGCAFDTVNEELQIYLKVQGSLDAKQELEKVRNKMADIERQKEKLEKVINATGYQEKVPSHIQEENAAKLAKLLQECEFFENESLRLEAEMGQ